Proteins encoded by one window of Candidatus Krumholzibacteriia bacterium:
- the tyrS gene encoding tyrosine--tRNA ligase, translating into MRVEEQMRVIERGTVEILPREEMAAKVGRSIRTATPLLVKEGFDASAPDLHLGHAVQLRKLRQFQDLGHEVVFLIGDFTAMIGDPSGRSATRPMLSREQVLENAESYRRQVFKVLLEERTRVVFNSEWSSGMAAVDVLRLASESTVARMLERDDFAKRYASGTPISIQEFLYPLFQAYDSVQLGNDVEVGGTDQKFNLLMGRQLQQSRGMAPQCVLTLPLLVGTDGTEKMSKSLGNAIGIEEAPDEMFGKVMSIPDAAMPSWFELVSSLDLDELDGVKAQLDAGTVNPSHLKRRLARDIVDQYHGEGAGKVAEAAFDRLFVDKAEPDEVPRHERPASGEPVGLLALIADLGLTPSRAEARRLVQQGGVAVDGDRITEIGHVLDASGGCRYRLRVGKRRFADVEFLAGE; encoded by the coding sequence GTGCGGGTCGAGGAGCAGATGCGCGTGATCGAGCGCGGCACCGTCGAGATCCTGCCGCGCGAGGAGATGGCGGCCAAGGTGGGGCGTTCGATCCGCACGGCGACGCCGTTGCTGGTGAAGGAGGGCTTCGACGCCTCGGCCCCGGACCTGCACCTGGGACACGCTGTGCAACTCCGCAAGTTGCGGCAGTTCCAGGACCTCGGCCACGAGGTCGTCTTCCTGATCGGCGACTTCACGGCGATGATCGGCGACCCGAGCGGTCGGAGCGCCACGCGGCCCATGCTGAGCCGTGAGCAGGTCCTGGAGAACGCGGAGTCGTACCGGAGACAGGTGTTCAAGGTGCTGCTGGAAGAGCGCACCCGCGTGGTCTTCAACAGCGAGTGGTCGTCGGGAATGGCGGCGGTCGACGTCCTGCGTCTGGCCAGCGAGTCGACCGTCGCGCGCATGCTCGAGCGTGACGACTTCGCCAAACGGTACGCCAGCGGAACACCGATCAGCATCCAGGAGTTCCTGTACCCTCTCTTCCAGGCCTACGATTCCGTCCAGCTCGGCAACGACGTCGAGGTCGGCGGAACGGATCAGAAATTCAACTTGTTGATGGGGCGACAGTTGCAGCAATCCCGTGGAATGGCTCCCCAGTGCGTGCTCACCCTGCCCCTGCTCGTCGGCACCGACGGCACCGAGAAGATGAGCAAGAGCCTGGGCAACGCGATCGGGATCGAAGAGGCGCCGGACGAGATGTTCGGCAAGGTGATGTCGATCCCCGACGCGGCCATGCCCTCGTGGTTCGAGCTGGTGTCCAGCCTGGACCTCGACGAGCTCGACGGTGTGAAGGCGCAGCTCGATGCCGGAACGGTGAACCCGAGCCATCTGAAGCGGCGCCTCGCCCGCGACATCGTGGACCAGTACCACGGCGAGGGGGCGGGGAAGGTCGCCGAGGCTGCATTCGATCGTCTGTTCGTGGACAAGGCCGAGCCCGACGAGGTCCCACGGCACGAGCGGCCGGCCAGCGGCGAGCCCGTCGGACTGCTGGCGCTGATCGCGGATCTGGGTCTGACGCCGTCCCGCGCGGAAGCCCGACGCCTCGTCCAGCAGGGCGGAGTGGCGGTCGACGGCGACCGGATCACCGAGATCGGGCACGTTCTGGATGCCTCCGGCGGGTGTCGCTACCGCCTTCGCGTGGGAAAACGCCGTTTCGCCGACGTGGAATTCCTGGCCGGGGAATGA